In the Malania oleifera isolate guangnan ecotype guangnan chromosome 1, ASM2987363v1, whole genome shotgun sequence genome, one interval contains:
- the LOC131159553 gene encoding protein LITTLE ZIPPER 4 — MERLNKLYMQNCYIIQENEKLRKKAQLLNQENQQLRSELNQKLSSKGKQKGNAASTSLPDLNLNLSTSAQNASSSTNS; from the coding sequence ATGGAGAGGCTGAACAAGCTGTACATGCAGAACTGTTACATCATCCAAGAGAATGAGAAACTGAGGAAGAAGGCGCAGCTGCTGAACCAGGAGAATCAGCAGCTGCGGTCTGAGCTGAATCAGAAGCTGTCTTCTAAGGGAAAACAAAAGGGGAATGCCGCCTCAACCTCTCTTCCTGACCTCAACCTCAATCTCAGCACCTCTGCTCAGAACGCTTCCAGCTCCACCAACTCCTGA